A stretch of DNA from Kitasatospora kifunensis:
ACACCCGGCCGAGCCCACGGCCCTCACCCTGGTCTGGCACGGCGTCCAGGCCCTCACCGCGGAAGACGGGCACAGCCACGGCCGGCGCATCGATGACAGGTGCGAGGCGTACATCCGTGAGCACCACCGCCACCAGGACACCCTCGCGCTGACACTGGCCTGCGCCCAACTGGCCGCCGGCGCCCTGCTGGAACTCGGCGACGGGGATCCGGTCCGGGCGGACGTGCGCCTCGAGGAGCACGCCGCCCGGCACATGCCGCTGGACGGCCCCGTACCGCTATGGGTGCCAGGATGGCCCCGGCACCCGGCCGGCTGAGTACCGGCCGGCCCGTGCCGTCGACCTCCACGAGCAGTCCGGCGCGCTCCAGCGCTCCAGTCGTCTGCGGACGTGATCAGCGATGGCGAGCTCACCGGCCTCCCAAGACCACGTGGGCCACGGCCCCGGGCCGGACCGTGATCAACGATCGGCCCGGCGTGGGTCCGTCCTCACCATGGGATGAACCGTCAGGATCATGAGTTACACGAGGAACAACCGACAGCATGTCGTTCCTCTCGGCTTTGAGGAGCTTTCCATGGCTGCAGAACTGGACGGATCCACCGCTCTTGTCACCGGCGCCACCGCCGGCATCGGCCAGGCCGTTGCCCTTCGCCTGGCAGCGCTGGGGGCCACGGTCATCGTCCACGGACGGAACGAACAGCGGGGGGCCGAGACCGTCAAGAAGATCGCTGCCGCAGGCGGGAAGGCCCGGTTCGCTGCCGCGGATCTGAGTAGCTCCGAAGATGTCCTGCGTCTTGCCGCTGAAGCAGGTGAGGTGGACATTCTGATCAACAATGCCGGTATCTACCGGTTCGCCAGTACGCCGGACACCACCGCGGAGGTGTTCGACACTCATATGGCCGTCAACGCACGCGCGCCGATGCTCCTGGTCGGTGCCCTCGCCCCGGGAATGGCTAAGCGGGGGCGTGGCGCCATCGTGAGTGTGAGCACAGGGGCGGCTACCACGCCGGTGCGGGGCACGGGCGCTTACGGGGCCTCCAAAGCCGCACTCGAACTGCTCACACGGGTATGGGCCGACGAGTTCGGCGCCCAGGGCGTGCGCGTGAACGCCGTGGCCCCGGGCCCTGTCTACACCCGCGGGACGGAGGAGATGGGGGGTGAGATCCTCCAGGCGATCGGGCGAACCACCGTACTGGGGCGGGTCGCAGAGCCTGAGGAGATCGCGGAAGCGGTTGCGTTCCTCGCCTCCCCCCGCGCCAGCTACATCACCGGCACGGTCCTCGAGGCACTCGGCGGGCAGCTCGCGATCGGCTGACTCCGGGCTGGGCCGCGATGGGCGGGGCTGACGTGACGGTAGAGCCCGTGCCCGCCGGACCTGGTCCCGACAAAGTAGCCGGGCGAGCGCCTGGCGCATGCAGGTGACCGCGAACCCTGGGGTGCACATGACGTCCACTTCCCTTCACCGGGAGCCGATCCGCGTCGGTGTCGTGGGTCTGAGCGCGAGCGGCGGATGGGCGGCCACCGCCCATGTGCCGGCGCTGGCCGGGCTCGATGGATACGAGTTGCGGGCGCTGAGCGCCAGCAGCGCCGAATCCGCGCGTGCGGCCGGCGAGAAGTACGCGGTGCCGCTGGCCTACGGCAGCGCGCAGGAGCTGGCCCGCAGCGAGGAAGTCGATCTCGTGGTGGTGACGGTGAAGGTTCCTCATCACCTGGAACTCATCCGACCCGCGCTGGAAGCGGGAAAGATGGTGTTCAGCGAATGGCCGCTCGGTGCCGACCTCGCGCAGGCCGAGGAACTGTCCGACCTCGCGCACCGCAGGGGTGTGCTCACGGCCGTCGGCCTCCAGGCCAGGTCGGCTCCGCCGCTGCGGTACCTGCGGGACCTGGTCGCCGACGGCTACGTGGGGCGGGTGCTGTCGACCAGCATGCTCGGGTCGGGCTGGATCGGCGGCGCCACCTACGACGACACCTACGCGTACCTGCTGGACGGCACGAGCGGCGCCACACTGCTGTCGATCCCCTTCGGACACTCGGTCGACGCGCTGACCATGGTGCTCGGGGAGTTTTGCGAGGTGTCGGCTCTCATCGAAAACCTGCGCCCGGAGGTCACCCACGTCACGAGCGGGGCGGTCGCGGCCAAGACCGCGGAGGACCAGATCGCCGTCACCGGGGTGCTGGAGTCGGGGGCCGTGGCCGCCATGCACATCCGCGGTGGGACGTCACGCGCCACCGCGTTTCACTGGGAGATCAACGGCACGGACGGCGATCTCGTCGTCAAGGCCGACCAGGCTCAGTGGTGGTACGGGGGGCTGCGGCTCAGCGGAGCCCGGGGAGCGGAGCGCACGTTGGCCGAGCTACCGGTTCCCGCCCGCTATCAGCGCTCGCTGACGCAGTGGACCGGGCGATCCACCGAACCCGCCTGCAACGTCGCCCACGCGTACGCGCTGCTGCGCGACCAGATCACCGGGAACCTTGCGCCGGATGAGGACGGCGTTCCCGACTTCCGGCACGCCGTGCGGCGACACCGCATGCTGGAGCGGATCCGAGAGGCGGCGCGCACGGGCCGGAAGGTCACCCTCGCAGAGCAGGGCTCGTAGGCCCCGAAGTGCGTCAGGTCGGGAGCGCGACCGTTTCGCCCTCGGCGAGGATGACCACGGTTCGGGTGTTCCCCGAGGCCGTCATCCCAAGAGCGAAGCGAGCCTGCGCCATTCCTCCCTCGGGAGCTTGTCCCTGTGGGTGCCGGTGACCACCTGGAGGGCCACGTGGTCCGCGCCTGCCTGGTGGAAGGTCTCGATGCGGTCGCGGATGCGGTCCTCGTCGCCCCAGGCGAAGAGGGCGTCGATCAGGCGGTCGCTACCACCCTCGGCCAGGTCGGCCTCGGTGAAGCCGAGGCGCAGGAAGTTGTTGGTGTAGTTCGGCAGCGTGAGGTACATGGCGAGGGCGTCGCGGGCCAGGGCGCGGGCCCGGGTCGGGTCGGTCTCCAGGACCACCTTCAGCTCCGGGGCGAGCAGCGGGCCCTCGCCGAGGATCTCGCGGGCCTGGGCGGTGTGTTCGGGCGTGACCAGGTAGGGGATGGCGCCGGCCGCCCGCTCGCCGGACAGCTTCAGCATCTTCGGGCCCAGCGCGGCCAGCACCCTGCTGTCGGCGCCGACGCCGGCCTCGTCCAGCTCGTCGAGGTAGCCGGTCATCGCCGCGTACGGGCGGCTGTAGTTCTTCACCAGCGGGCCGTGGCTCACGCCGAGACCCACCAGGTAGCGGCCGGGGTGCGCCGATGCCACCTCGGCGAAGCCGGCCGCGGTCGTGGCGGCCTCCTGCTGCCAGATGTTCAGGACGCTGGTGCCGACGAGGATGCGGCGTGTCGCCCCGATCAGCGGGGCGGCGTGGTCGGCGGTGCTGTTGCCGCCGAGCCAGATGGCGCCGTACCCGAGTTCCTCCAGCTCGGCCGCGGCCTCGTCCAGTTCGCCGCGCCGGGCCGGGTCCTGCGAGCGCAGTTCGATGCTCCAGGCGCCGTACCGGCCGACTCGCTGCTTCAGGGGGACTGTGGTGTCGCTCATCGGGTGTTGCCTCCGGGTGGTGGGCTGTGCCGTGATCATTACGTCTCCAGCCACGGCCGACCGGAGGGCGTCCCGGGTCGATTCCCGCCGTTCCCTCAGTTGGTCGAACGGCCCATAGGACGCTCACCTGTTACCGACACGTGCGAGTCAGCCCGCGTAGGTGAGGGCGTCATCGTGGTTGTAGACGGTGGCGGGCAGGACTCCGGCATAGCCCGGGGCAATGGGGACGTTCACCCAGTACCCGCTTTCGTCGCGCCAGACGTTCCACGTCCCGCTGCTGTTGTTGACGATGGAGGCGGCGTTCTCCTCCACGGTCAATCCGTAGCCGGAGCCGTTTCCCCAGTTGCTGAAATGGAATTGGCTGAGGTCGCCGAATGCCCCGGGGCTCCAGTGCTCGAAGGAACCCCAGCCGTACTGCGGCGAGTTGTAGTAGAGGCAGACGCTGCCGCTCGGGCAGGCCTCGGCGCCGGTGGGCGGTGCGGCGGCGTAGGCGGAGCCGGCCGTGCCGACCAGCGTGGCCGTCGCGGCCGCGGCACCGATCAGTGCGCTCACGAGCTTTCGGTTCATCAGTACTCCAGGGCCTGTCGGGGTGTGGACGGTGCGTTGGGGCTTGGCTGTTGGCCTACCGCTGTCAGGGCGAGTCGTTGTCCGCGATGGCGAACACCGAAGACGGGGCCGACCGGTCCGCGCGAGCCGGGTCAGCCGGTCAGCCGCAGTGGAACGCGCCGCTCCAGTAGGTCGCGAAGTCGCTGGCGGTCCGGTCGGTCTCGGCGTACACCGCGATGCAGTGGCCGACGCCGGGGACGGTCACGGGGCCCGCGTAGTAGGCGTACAGCGTGCTGTTGTTGGTCGGGTCCTCCTGCGAGGGGAGGTTCCAGCCGCTGCAGGACGTGGTGGGTGCGGGGTCGGAACAGACGCTGAGCTTGACCTTGGTGAGGGTCGGGGTGCCGTAGAGGCTGCCTGTCTTCACGTTGACCGCGCAGTTGTCGCCTGAGGACGGATCGTAGAAGAGGTGCACATAGCTGTACACGGCGCCCGTGGTGGTGGCCACGGCATACGGCGATCCGCTCACGTCGTTGCCGGAGCACCCCCAGCCGTCGGCTGACGCCGTGTCGGCGGTGGCGACCGTCACCCCGCTTGCCGCCGCGAGAACGAGACTTCCCGTCAGCGCGAGCCTTCGAATGATGTTGCGCACGGTTCCCCCCTCATGAAGTTCGGCGCATACGGCTCCTACCGAGGCCCGACGACCCAGCGGCCGAAGTCGTGGTGCAACTATCGACGGCCGACATCGCGACGGCTAGGCTTTTGCGTCGGCGTGCAAAAGGTCTGAGGTGCCGGCTCGCCGGCACAAGGCCCCGGGGGGTGCCAGGTTGATACGGGTCGCTCTGACGACGGATGACCTCGAGCGGTTACAGGTCGCCAACACACCGGACTTCGGATACGAGCTCGCGCTCGGCGGTTCTCAACTGGCCGACCGGACCTGCGACCGGAGACTGGCGGCCTGGCGCCTGGAGGTCGCCCGCAGCTGGAACCCCCACCACAACAGGCTGTTCGACCTCTACACGCACCTCTACATCCCGGCCTTCTTCGACCAGATCGCCCATGCGGCACCGGCAGGGATCGACCCCGAGTCCCCGCCGGCTACCGCTCATCTGCGGGACCTGGCCCGATCCGGCGCCTTGACTCCGTTCACCCGCGCGCTCGCCGACGGACACGCCGGCTCAGTGGGCACGCTGAACGGCATACTCACCGACTTCCGCACCAGGGCCGTGGACCCCTACCGCCGCAGGATCACCTCGGCCGTCGCCACCGCATCGGCCACGGCGAGCGTCCGTTCCACCATCGGCGGCACCGACGACCTGCTGAACTCCTTGCATCCATCGATCCGTTGGGACGGCCGGGAGCTGCGCCTGAACACCGTCGTCGACGCCGAAGAGTCCCTCGAAGGGCGGCCCTTGATCTTCCAGCCCACGGCGCTGGCCACCCGCATCATGTTCGACCCACTGGACGACTCGGTGACCGTCATCTACCCCGCGACCACCGGCGCCATCACACCCGACCCCGACCTCGACGCCCCGCCGCGGGGCCTGGTGTCGCTGCTCGGGGCCACCAGGGCAGCGGCACTGGTCACCGTGGTCAGGACACCCGCCCTGACCACCGGACGCCTCGCGGCGACCCTCGGCGTATCCGCCGCGGCCGCCTCCCGACACGCCACCGTCCTACGCGAGTCCGGCCTCATCGCCACCGTCCGCAACGGCCAGACCGTCCACCACGCCCCGACTCGACTCGGCACGGACCTGGTGCACGGATCAACCACCGACAACCAACCAACCTGAGCTCAAGGCGGGCGGGTGCCGCCCGGCCCCCGTCCGGTAACACCCCACCGACTTCATCGCGTTCGCCTGGTGGTCAGGAATTGGACACCAGAACGGGAAACCTACACGTCTGCGGCTGGGGAAGGACTTCCGCAGGTCAGTGTTCATCTGATCGCGGTTCAGTCAGCTAGGACACGCAAGACGTGTACCTGGAGCGTGGGTTGACTGTTGCATCTCCCCGGCGGTGTGAAGGGCCTGCCGAAGGCGGCGAGCATGTCGTGGGCGACGTTGACGGCCCGGTGCCCACGAGTTCCCGAGGTCACCTCCGGTCTCCTGCGAGAGTGTCCGAAAAGCCGTTGGCACCGGGTCCTGGACACTGGGAGTGTGGCTCTGCCCAACTGTCCGGGATCCGGCCGGTGGCCCTGGGCACAGTCCCTCGGCCGCTGAGGCACACCGCCTTCGGAAGGGAACCGCTCCATGCTGTCTCACCGCACGGCCCTGCGATCCGCCATCGCCGTCCTCGGCATCGGTGCCATGGTCGCCCTGTCCACATCCACGCCCGCTTTCGCCGCCAACGAGGGCGACCACTGGATCCACACGGCGAACTGCACCGCCGATCAGGAGATCCAACTGAAGTTCGTCAACGGCGCCTGGCACGACGAGCAGGAGCTCAACCCAACCGTTGCTCCTCCCGGTTGCTTTTTCCAACTGACGGACAACGGCAAGGAGATCTCCTACACCAGCGGCGCCGGCTCTGGTTGGTGGTTCGACGGCCCAACCGACTACATCTGCGCCACCGTCTACGACGCCGGCGCCCAGTCCGGCATATCCGGCATCTGCAACTGAAGACCGGGGCTGCCCTGCTTCCGGCGGCACTGCTTCCGGACACTTCGAACGGAGGATCCCGGGCATCACCTGCGAGCGCGCGGACGGTCAGCGCTGACGGGGCGAGACCCGGCAGGCCGTCCAGGCTCGGCCCTGGCGCGCTTCGCGCTCGTCTCCCCCAAAGCCCTGGACCAGCAGATCGATCAGCCGGGTGGAGGCGCTCTCCCACCACGGGTGGAGAACGCCGGCCGGGAATCTCCACTCGGCCTTCCCTCTCCGGGTGGATCCCGCCTCGGCGGCTGCTTCGTAGCGTCGTGGCATGACCTCTCACCAGACCACGCACTCGGCTCCGGCGAAGGTGAACCGGACGGCCGGCCCCAACGCAGGCCACTTCACGCGGGCCGGGAAGATCGGCCTCGCCTACGACATCGGGCTGTCGCCCGCCACCTTCTACGGCTGCCAGGCGGCCGGCTACTCACTGACCGCCTCGCTGCTGGCCGCCACCGCCGTGGCCGGCGCCCGGCTGCTCTGGAACGTGGTCCGCAGCCGGCGCCTGGACGCGGTGACCGGGCTGATGCTCGGCACGTACGCGCTGGGGCTGGCCATCGCGCTCCTGGCACACGACGAGCGGCTGCTGCTGGTCCGCGACCCGGCCACCAGTGCACTGGCCGGCCTGGTGTTCCTGGTCAGTTGCGCCACCCGGACCCCGGCCATGGCCTACCTGGCCCGGCGGCTGCCCGCCAGGCTCCCGGACACCCCGGAGGTCCACCGCGCCCGGCGACTGCTGACCGCAGTCTGGGGAGCCGCGCTGCTGGCCGAGGCGGCGCTGCGGCTGGTGCTGGTGTTCACGTTGCCGATCTCGGTGGTGAACGGCCTCTCGACGGTCGTCGAGGTCGTGGTGGTGACGGCGCTGGTGATGTGGACGCGGCACTACCGGCAGCGGATGCGGACCGCGTCCGAGGCCGCCGCCCTCACCGGTCCCGCCACCCCCGCCGAAGCTGCCGCAGCCGCAGCCGCAGCCGCAGCCGCAGCCGCCGAAGCGTACGACCGCTGGGGGAACCAGTGATCAGCATCAGGTCGGCAACCCGCGCCGACGTCCCCGAACTGTCCGGCGTCCTGGCCCGCGCCTTCCACGACGACCCCCCGTTCCTGTGGTGCCTGCCCGATCCGGACGGCAGGCCGCGGCGTCTGCGGCGCATCTTCACCACCATCCTCAGCCGTGAGGTGCTGCGCCACGGCGCCGTCCAAGTCGCCGGCCAGGACGACCGGATCATCGGCGGCGCACTGTGGGTGCCGCCGCACCGCCAACAGGCCTCCACCCTTCGCCAGTTGACCGCGGTGCCAGGCTTCCTGCGCGGCTTCGGCCGGCGGATCGGTTACGGTTCCGAGCTCGCGGCCGCTTGCGCCAAGGCGCATCCCGCCGAGCCGCACTGGTACCTCTACGTCCTGGGTGTGGCCCCGGCCCTGCAAGGCGAAGGCGTCGGGGCCGCGCTGCTCCGCTCCGGCCTGGCCCGCTGCGACCAGGAGCGGCTGCCCGCCTACCTGGAGTCCAGCAAACTCGGCAACGTCCCGCTCTACCAGCACTTCGGCTTCCAGCCCACCGGCACCATCGACCTGCCAGCGGGCGCCCCCGAGATCACCACGATGTGGCGGCCGTCCGCCTGAAGACCGGCGGCCGCGCCGGCTGTGAGCCCGACCATGCCGCCCCCTGCGATGTCGGCCTCACGCATCAGGCGTTCGGCCCTCTTGCGGCCGACGCGGACGCCCTCACACCGGAGAACCGCGGGAATGCGCGGTGGGCCGTGGAGGGCGCCGGTGCCGACCAGGGGGCGCCTCCAGGTCGGCCACCACACCGTTCACGCTTGTCAGTTGGCGAAGTCCTGGGTCATCCACACCGTTCCCGAGGAGTCCCGGAACAGTTCGATGCCGATGTGGTTGAACGCCGGGTTGAGGATGTTGCGACGGTGGCCGTCGTTCGGCGGCTGCTCGGCGAGCATGCTGTTGGTGAGCCCGACGGCCATGTCGGCTATCGCGGCCGTGGTGTCGGCGACCGGGCCACCATCGCCGATGTTCTCGCCGGCTGCCGTCCATTGGACACCGGCGGCGTTCTCCCGGGCGCCGAAGGCGGGCTCCCCCGGGCACTGGTGCTCCAGCCCGCAGCCCCCGGCCATGGTGTGGTTGTGGGCGTCCGCGCTGGTCCGCAGGCCGGCGAGCATCTGCAGTGGCGCGACGCCCTGGGCGGCGCGTGCCTGGTTGATGACGGCCAGCACCTGGCCGGCCGCCGCGTCCAGGTCGGTGCCGGGGGCGTCGCTCGAGGTGGTGGAGCTCGGCGCGGGGGCGGCGGCAGTCCCGGCGGCGGTGGGGGTGAAGGTGGAGGCGGGGGCGGAGGTGGGGCTCGGCGCGGGGGCCGCGGCAGCGCCGACGCCGGTTGGGCTCGGCGCGGAGAAGGGGGCGGTGCTGGGGATCGCCGGGGCCTTCGGGGCAGCGGTGCTGGGCGGGCTGGCGGGCGTGGCGGTGCTCGACGGTGCTCCGGCGGTGGGAGGCGTCACCGGCGTGGTGCTGCTGGACGCGCCCGGCAGCCGGGTGGGTCCGGTGGTGGTCTGCGCGGCCGGTGCTGCGGCCGGGGCCGTGGTCGCGGGCACGCCTGGCGTGCCGGACGCGGTGTCGGCCAGGGCGTCGGCCCCGGCCGGCGGTTCCGGCGCCGAGAGCGCTTGGCCGTTCTGCGGGCCGGTCGACAGGGCCTTGCCGCCGACTATCACCGTCGTCGCCGTTGCCGCGAGCGCGACTGCGGCGAGCAGGGGCCTGCTGCCGGGCAGCGCCCGCCTGGCCCGGTGCCGGCCGTTACCGTCCCGGCGATGGGCTCCACCGCTGGGACGGCGGGCCGACGAGTTCGGCTCCTGCGGGCTCGCCGGTCCTTCACCGTCCCAGAGCCGTGCAGCCGTGTTGACGTCGGTGGCGTACGGGGTCATCTGCTCTCCTGCTGTCGAGGGCCTTCCGAGATGGGAGACCCCTGGGAGGTCGGCAGATAACGGAAATCCGGAACCGAGTTTCGAACCGCGTTCGACAGCGGCCGCTCAACTGAGCGGCGCACCGTGGCAGGCGCTGCCGAGCGACCGCGGTGGAGCCCCGGGAGAGGCGACAGGCCGGCTGCGCGCGGACGCCTTCATGGCCTACGAGCCGAAGGCGCGCCACCTCCGCCGGGCGGCCATCAGGCCGACGCTGGGGGCCCGCACGACGTACAGGCCCTGCGCCTCGAGTTCCGCGCCGAGCTGCCGGGCGCCGGCCGGCCACATGCTGAACGCCTCCGTGGCCCGGCGCACCACCTGCCCGTCCCGCAGGACGCAGTAGGTGAAGACGACGCGCACGATCCCGCGGTCGGGCTCGCGGGTGACCTCCGCGGTGTAGATGTCGGGACCGACCCGTACCGGGCCGAGTCGTCCCACCGTCTCGCGGCTGGTCGGCAGTTGCGCGGGCGGCAGGTCGAAGAGCAGCAGCCCGCCGGGCAGGAGTGCACGGGCGACGGCCTGCCAGACGGCGCGGCGGGTGGCGGGGTCGAGGCAGGCGATGACGTTGGAGGCGACGGCCAGGTCCGCCACCCCCTCCAGGCCCGCCGCCTCGACGGGTGCGGAGTGGAGGGTGACGCGGGCGCGTCGGTCGGCGCCCAGAGCGGCCAGGCGCGTCAACAGTGCCGCGCGCATCGCGGGCGTCGGTTCGACGACATGGATCGGCACCGCACAGGCGTCGAGCAGGACCTCGGTGACGATGCCGGTGCCCGCACCGATGTCCAGGACCCCGTGCCGCGCGCGGCGGGCGGCCTCGGTGAAGCGCCGCGTCGCCTGGTCACGGCGGGCCTCGGCCTGCAGCAGATCGTAGAACTCCACGGAGACCGCGTAGTCGGCGCCGGACGTGTCAGTCACGCGTCCGTGCCCCTGCGGCTCCGAGCAGCACGCGCCGAACGGTCGCGTGCCAGTAGCTGGTGCCCAGCGGGGTCCCGCCGCCATCGACCAGTGCCACGGTCGGCATGAACCGCCTCCCCGCTTCAGAGCCCTTCGCCTGCCTTCGACGCTACGGCCCGCCCCGATCCACCGCACGGGCGCCACGCCCGTTCGCCGCGGCAGATCGGGGAAGCCGCACCTCATGACGGTTCACGAAAGCGGCACCCGGATGGTGGTGGTAGCCGGGCCAGCCCCCGAATTCACTGGTGGCCTCGCGGTCAGCGGCGCGAGCCTGCCGACGCGTAGATGTGACCGGCGAATTCGGCGACCTGATCGTCCGGCAGGTTCCGGGCGAGATCGGCCTCGCTGATCATCCCGACCATCCGCTTGTTCTCGATCACCGGGAGCCGGCGGATGCGATGGCTCTCCATCTCGTGGAGCACGTCCTGGATGTCGGCGTCGGCGTCGATCCATCGCGGGGTGCCCTCGATGATGTCCGCGGCCCTGCACTCGCTGGGGTCGAGGCCTTGGGCGACGCACTTGAGGACGATGTCGCGGTCGGTGATGATTCCGCTCAGCCGTTCTCTGTTGGACTCGTCGCCGACGGGCAGCGCGCCCACGTCCAGCTCGCGCATCAGCTTCGCCGCGTGCTGGAGGGTGTCACTCTTGGTAATCCAGTGGGCACCGGGGTGCATGATGTCTTTGGCCGTCGTCATGGTCTCCTCCTGATCGCTGTGGATCGCGGTACTTCGATGTCTCGGGCCTCTCGCATCGTCTCGCCGGACACCGGCTTGCGCCAATCGGGGCACAGCGGCCGGTCGGCAGCGGCCGAGTTCACCGGCACCGAGGGTCACCGGCGTCGATGTCACATCCTCCGGCGCCGCCCTGTCTACCCGTGCGGGTGCAGCCGTTCCGCGCTACCGCGGCACCGGCCCCCACCCGATGAAGGAGGTGCGTTCCGCCGGGAGCGCGGGCCCGCGGCCCGGGCTCCCAGGAAGCCACCCAGGAGTCCTGAGCGAAGGAGCACCATCATGAAGGCCATCATCGTTTGCGCCTCCGTGTCCCACGGCAACACCAGGAGGATCGCCGACGTCATGGGACAGGTCCTGCAGGCCCCGGTCGTCGACCCCGAACAGATCGGCACGGCCGAACTCTCCGCCTACGACCTCGTGGGATTCGGCTCGGGCATCTTCTCGGGGAAGTTCCATCCACGGCTGCGCCGGTTCGTCCGGTCGCTCCCGCAGGGGGAACGGCCGCAAGGGGAACGGCACAGCGCGTTCGTCTTCGCCACCAGCGGACTGCCCGAGCCAGGGTTCCGGCCCTTCTCCCGTCCCCTGGTGCGGCTTCTCGAGCAGAAGGGCTTCGAGGTGAGCGACACCTTCTCGTGCCGCGGCTTCGACACCTGGCTCCCGTTCAAGCTCGTGGGCGGCATCAACAAAGCACGCCCCGATGCCGACGACCTGGCCGCGGCACTCACCTTCGCCCAAGGGCTGCGCGCTCGGATCGGTGCGGCGTCCTGACCCCTGCGGCCGACCGCCGCGCGGCCCTCGCGAGCCTGCTGACGGAGCATCAGGCGCCCTGAGGGCCACGCCCGGCGGTCGCCGGCATCAGCACCGGCGACAGGACGGACGGTTCGCCCGCACCCACTGCACGAGGACGTCGGCCGGGCAGAACGCGCGGCGGCCGACCAGGGTGGAGTGGGCCGACCTGGGCCTTCTGCGCAGCACAGGAGGCCATCCGAATTTGCGAGAT
This window harbors:
- a CDS encoding SDR family NAD(P)-dependent oxidoreductase, translated to MAAELDGSTALVTGATAGIGQAVALRLAALGATVIVHGRNEQRGAETVKKIAAAGGKARFAAADLSSSEDVLRLAAEAGEVDILINNAGIYRFASTPDTTAEVFDTHMAVNARAPMLLVGALAPGMAKRGRGAIVSVSTGAATTPVRGTGAYGASKAALELLTRVWADEFGAQGVRVNAVAPGPVYTRGTEEMGGEILQAIGRTTVLGRVAEPEEIAEAVAFLASPRASYITGTVLEALGGQLAIG
- a CDS encoding Gfo/Idh/MocA family oxidoreductase, which produces MTSTSLHREPIRVGVVGLSASGGWAATAHVPALAGLDGYELRALSASSAESARAAGEKYAVPLAYGSAQELARSEEVDLVVVTVKVPHHLELIRPALEAGKMVFSEWPLGADLAQAEELSDLAHRRGVLTAVGLQARSAPPLRYLRDLVADGYVGRVLSTSMLGSGWIGGATYDDTYAYLLDGTSGATLLSIPFGHSVDALTMVLGEFCEVSALIENLRPEVTHVTSGAVAAKTAEDQIAVTGVLESGAVAAMHIRGGTSRATAFHWEINGTDGDLVVKADQAQWWYGGLRLSGARGAERTLAELPVPARYQRSLTQWTGRSTEPACNVAHAYALLRDQITGNLAPDEDGVPDFRHAVRRHRMLERIREAARTGRKVTLAEQGS
- a CDS encoding LLM class F420-dependent oxidoreductase, whose protein sequence is MSDTTVPLKQRVGRYGAWSIELRSQDPARRGELDEAAAELEELGYGAIWLGGNSTADHAAPLIGATRRILVGTSVLNIWQQEAATTAAGFAEVASAHPGRYLVGLGVSHGPLVKNYSRPYAAMTGYLDELDEAGVGADSRVLAALGPKMLKLSGERAAGAIPYLVTPEHTAQAREILGEGPLLAPELKVVLETDPTRARALARDALAMYLTLPNYTNNFLRLGFTEADLAEGGSDRLIDALFAWGDEDRIRDRIETFHQAGADHVALQVVTGTHRDKLPREEWRRLASLLG
- a CDS encoding peptidase inhibitor family I36 protein gives rise to the protein MNRKLVSALIGAAAATATLVGTAGSAYAAAPPTGAEACPSGSVCLYYNSPQYGWGSFEHWSPGAFGDLSQFHFSNWGNGSGYGLTVEENAASIVNNSSGTWNVWRDESGYWVNVPIAPGYAGVLPATVYNHDDALTYAG
- a CDS encoding ArsR/SmtB family transcription factor; the protein is MIRVALTTDDLERLQVANTPDFGYELALGGSQLADRTCDRRLAAWRLEVARSWNPHHNRLFDLYTHLYIPAFFDQIAHAAPAGIDPESPPATAHLRDLARSGALTPFTRALADGHAGSVGTLNGILTDFRTRAVDPYRRRITSAVATASATASVRSTIGGTDDLLNSLHPSIRWDGRELRLNTVVDAEESLEGRPLIFQPTALATRIMFDPLDDSVTVIYPATTGAITPDPDLDAPPRGLVSLLGATRAAALVTVVRTPALTTGRLAATLGVSAAAASRHATVLRESGLIATVRNGQTVHHAPTRLGTDLVHGSTTDNQPT
- a CDS encoding VC0807 family protein, with the translated sequence MTSHQTTHSAPAKVNRTAGPNAGHFTRAGKIGLAYDIGLSPATFYGCQAAGYSLTASLLAATAVAGARLLWNVVRSRRLDAVTGLMLGTYALGLAIALLAHDERLLLVRDPATSALAGLVFLVSCATRTPAMAYLARRLPARLPDTPEVHRARRLLTAVWGAALLAEAALRLVLVFTLPISVVNGLSTVVEVVVVTALVMWTRHYRQRMRTASEAAALTGPATPAEAAAAAAAAAAAAAEAYDRWGNQ
- a CDS encoding GNAT family N-acetyltransferase translates to MISIRSATRADVPELSGVLARAFHDDPPFLWCLPDPDGRPRRLRRIFTTILSREVLRHGAVQVAGQDDRIIGGALWVPPHRQQASTLRQLTAVPGFLRGFGRRIGYGSELAAACAKAHPAEPHWYLYVLGVAPALQGEGVGAALLRSGLARCDQERLPAYLESSKLGNVPLYQHFGFQPTGTIDLPAGAPEITTMWRPSA
- a CDS encoding CAP domain-containing protein, encoding MTPYATDVNTAARLWDGEGPASPQEPNSSARRPSGGAHRRDGNGRHRARRALPGSRPLLAAVALAATATTVIVGGKALSTGPQNGQALSAPEPPAGADALADTASGTPGVPATTAPAAAPAAQTTTGPTRLPGASSSTTPVTPPTAGAPSSTATPASPPSTAAPKAPAIPSTAPFSAPSPTGVGAAAAPAPSPTSAPASTFTPTAAGTAAAPAPSSTTSSDAPGTDLDAAAGQVLAVINQARAAQGVAPLQMLAGLRTSADAHNHTMAGGCGLEHQCPGEPAFGARENAAGVQWTAAGENIGDGGPVADTTAAIADMAVGLTNSMLAEQPPNDGHRRNILNPAFNHIGIELFRDSSGTVWMTQDFAN
- a CDS encoding class I SAM-dependent methyltransferase; the encoded protein is MTDTSGADYAVSVEFYDLLQAEARRDQATRRFTEAARRARHGVLDIGAGTGIVTEVLLDACAVPIHVVEPTPAMRAALLTRLAALGADRRARVTLHSAPVEAAGLEGVADLAVASNVIACLDPATRRAVWQAVARALLPGGLLLFDLPPAQLPTSRETVGRLGPVRVGPDIYTAEVTREPDRGIVRVVFTYCVLRDGQVVRRATEAFSMWPAGARQLGAELEAQGLYVVRAPSVGLMAARRRWRAFGS
- a CDS encoding CBS domain-containing protein, with the protein product MTTAKDIMHPGAHWITKSDTLQHAAKLMRELDVGALPVGDESNRERLSGIITDRDIVLKCVAQGLDPSECRAADIIEGTPRWIDADADIQDVLHEMESHRIRRLPVIENKRMVGMISEADLARNLPDDQVAEFAGHIYASAGSRR
- a CDS encoding flavodoxin family protein; protein product: MKAIIVCASVSHGNTRRIADVMGQVLQAPVVDPEQIGTAELSAYDLVGFGSGIFSGKFHPRLRRFVRSLPQGERPQGERHSAFVFATSGLPEPGFRPFSRPLVRLLEQKGFEVSDTFSCRGFDTWLPFKLVGGINKARPDADDLAAALTFAQGLRARIGAAS